From a region of the Mycobacteroides saopaulense genome:
- a CDS encoding DUF5718 family protein: MLDVDLDELRTWFGFGVAGNFAGHLEQAGESADFVNVASEGIAPKGIFPWYAPGDDGFLGQFPLSQDETVLPESDTPLNLQIEPEVGLACKVHWRGDVVASLEPFALGAFNDCSIRRPNAAKISHKKNWGPASKGVARQFFEVSDLTPDGPTATLRLNCHLHTADGQEHEYGVDSPLLGYSYYGEVLLDWITERLDNQKGSPETPLEDVGALMVAAGHPQHVLIGIGATKYTPLGESTYLQAGDEAVVRVYNTESDAVSELRQRVRTVH, encoded by the coding sequence ATGCTCGATGTCGACCTCGATGAGCTGCGTACCTGGTTCGGATTCGGGGTGGCGGGGAACTTCGCAGGCCATCTCGAACAGGCGGGGGAATCTGCGGATTTCGTGAATGTAGCCTCGGAAGGCATTGCGCCCAAGGGGATATTCCCGTGGTACGCACCCGGCGACGACGGCTTCCTGGGGCAGTTTCCGCTCTCGCAGGACGAGACGGTGCTACCCGAGAGCGACACGCCGTTGAATCTGCAGATCGAACCCGAGGTGGGGTTGGCGTGCAAGGTGCACTGGCGCGGTGATGTCGTAGCCTCGCTGGAGCCGTTCGCGCTGGGTGCCTTCAACGACTGCTCGATCCGGCGGCCCAACGCCGCCAAGATCAGTCACAAGAAGAACTGGGGTCCGGCGTCCAAAGGTGTTGCGCGACAGTTTTTTGAGGTCAGCGATCTCACCCCGGACGGCCCCACCGCGACCCTGCGGCTGAACTGTCACCTGCACACCGCGGACGGTCAGGAGCACGAGTACGGCGTGGATAGTCCGCTGCTCGGATACTCCTATTACGGAGAAGTGCTGCTGGACTGGATTACCGAGCGGCTGGACAACCAAAAGGGCTCGCCGGAAACGCCGTTGGAGGATGTGGGAGCGCTCATGGTGGCCGCCGGACACCCACAGCATGTGCTGATCGGCATCGGAGCGACCAAGTACACGCCGTTGGGCGAATCCACCTACCTGCAGGCCGGCGACGAGGCCGTGGTGCGTGTGTACAACACCGAGTCCGATGCGGTGTCCGAGCTGCGGCAGCGGGTACGCACCGTCCACTAG
- a CDS encoding PE family protein translates to MADVPAPAQREEIRWDLANQPGTVLQVDPDVMKDAAVEYDAMAQRLQEALDKQLETAKFGSAGRDEVSTAVANASAKTNENFEKVAKDGIEQLKRIAEAFRRNSQAFVDLERHNAARINGVGE, encoded by the coding sequence ATGGCTGACGTACCGGCGCCCGCCCAGCGTGAGGAGATCCGTTGGGACCTGGCTAACCAGCCGGGAACTGTTCTGCAGGTCGATCCGGATGTGATGAAGGATGCCGCCGTCGAGTACGACGCGATGGCGCAGCGACTGCAGGAAGCTCTCGACAAGCAGCTCGAGACCGCGAAGTTCGGCTCGGCGGGCCGCGACGAGGTGTCCACCGCGGTGGCGAACGCCTCCGCGAAGACCAACGAGAACTTCGAGAAGGTCGCCAAGGACGGCATCGAGCAGCTCAAGCGCATCGCCGAAGCATTCCGGCGTAACTCGCAGGCGTTCGTGGACCTGGAACGACACAACGCCGCCCGTATCAATGGTGTGGGGGAATAG
- a CDS encoding PPE domain-containing protein, with product MTGFTGVNWAARKAKKLALDLTTGAGPTHVVDSALAWQEISAAFAEVHENSLQVGEKLMEGYRGPRAEEALTKLTPFTEWLDKMAGLTQEVSDTANTYAESYGTAVLDMPHINDLAQLEKAKAEALSAGGALFGLHATTEGMEQGLDLQAAKAMETYESASEPAAKVVEFPAAPEVIKYPEEKSEANSGNTGVSAAGVGLSEMGPSPLSPDSVPGVQSARAAAISMTGNPAAAGGGGYGMGGMGAPMAGMMAGGALAASAGKGIKVGGSVNKKDEDEDDKDLTAIGATGVFMGDESKPVELPDILTSKSGSDKVADFENVDASSLFERGGSKGAVAPPVLGASAEL from the coding sequence ATGACCGGATTCACTGGCGTCAACTGGGCAGCCCGCAAGGCGAAGAAGCTGGCCCTGGACCTCACCACCGGTGCAGGTCCGACACACGTCGTCGACAGCGCATTGGCCTGGCAGGAGATCAGCGCTGCGTTCGCCGAGGTGCACGAGAACAGCCTGCAGGTCGGCGAGAAGCTGATGGAGGGCTACCGCGGCCCTCGCGCCGAAGAGGCGCTGACCAAGCTGACCCCGTTCACCGAATGGCTGGACAAGATGGCCGGGCTGACCCAGGAGGTCAGCGACACCGCCAACACATACGCCGAGTCGTACGGCACCGCGGTCCTGGATATGCCGCACATCAACGACCTGGCCCAGCTTGAGAAGGCCAAGGCCGAGGCACTGTCGGCAGGTGGAGCGCTGTTCGGGCTCCACGCCACCACCGAGGGCATGGAGCAGGGTCTGGATCTGCAGGCCGCCAAGGCCATGGAGACCTACGAGTCCGCCAGCGAGCCCGCGGCCAAGGTCGTAGAGTTCCCGGCCGCCCCCGAGGTCATCAAGTACCCGGAAGAGAAGTCCGAGGCCAACAGCGGCAACACCGGTGTCAGCGCTGCGGGCGTCGGCCTGTCGGAGATGGGCCCCAGCCCGTTGAGCCCCGACTCGGTACCCGGCGTGCAGAGTGCCCGCGCGGCGGCCATCTCGATGACCGGCAACCCGGCCGCTGCCGGTGGCGGCGGATACGGCATGGGCGGTATGGGTGCCCCGATGGCCGGCATGATGGCCGGCGGCGCTCTCGCAGCATCTGCCGGTAAGGGCATCAAGGTCGGCGGCAGCGTCAACAAGAAGGACGAAGACGAGGACGACAAGGATCTCACCGCCATCGGCGCCACCGGCGTCTTCATGGGCGACGAGAGCAAGCCCGTCGAGCTGCCCGACATCCTGACCAGCAAGTCCGGTAGCGACAAGGTTGCCGACTTCGAAAACGTCGACGCCTCATCGTTGTTCGAGCGCGGCGGCTCCAAGGGCGCGGTAGCGCCTCCGGTCCTCGGCGCGAGCGCGGAGCTGTGA
- a CDS encoding MBL fold metallo-hydrolase, protein MRVTSVGHAGFFIETAAGSILCDPWVNPAYFASWFPFPDNSTLDWDRFGNCDYLYVSHLHKDHYDPKNLTEHVNKDAVVLLPDYPVPDLKRELQGLGFHTFVETEDSVKHRVSGPKGELDIMIIALRAPADGPIGDSGLVVSDGTTTAFNMNDARPVDLDVLAQEFGHVDVHMLQYSGAIWYPMVYDMPARAKESFGTQKRQRGMDRCRQYIAQVGATWVIPSAGPPCFLDAELRDLNDDHGDPANIFPDQLVFLDQMRQHGHDKGLLMIPGTVADFTGSELNSLTHPVSDEEAEHIFGAGKAAYIEEYAQRMAPVLAAEKASWAPAEGEPLLGPLRAKFEPIMAQTDQICDGIGYPVELRMGDETVALDFPKRIVREPIPNEKFRYGFGIAPELVRTVLRDDEPDWVNTIFLSTRFKAWRVGGYNEYLYTFFKCLTDERIAYADGWFAEAHDDSASITLAGWEIQRRCPHLKADLSKFGVVEGKTLTCNLHGWDWNLENGRCLTSKGHELRSRKLD, encoded by the coding sequence ATGCGAGTCACCAGCGTCGGCCATGCCGGATTCTTCATCGAGACGGCGGCGGGCAGCATCCTCTGCGACCCCTGGGTCAACCCGGCGTACTTCGCTTCGTGGTTCCCGTTCCCCGATAACAGCACCCTGGACTGGGACCGGTTTGGAAACTGCGATTACCTCTACGTCTCGCATCTGCACAAGGACCACTACGACCCGAAGAACCTCACCGAACACGTCAACAAGGACGCGGTGGTGCTGCTGCCGGACTACCCGGTGCCCGATCTAAAGCGTGAGCTCCAGGGACTGGGCTTCCACACCTTCGTGGAGACCGAGGACTCGGTGAAGCATCGGGTGAGCGGCCCCAAGGGCGAGCTGGACATCATGATCATCGCGCTGCGGGCCCCCGCCGACGGGCCCATCGGCGACTCCGGGCTGGTGGTCTCCGACGGCACCACCACCGCTTTCAACATGAACGACGCCCGCCCCGTCGACCTGGATGTCCTGGCCCAAGAATTCGGGCATGTCGACGTGCACATGCTGCAGTACTCGGGGGCCATCTGGTATCCGATGGTCTATGACATGCCCGCCCGCGCCAAGGAGTCCTTCGGCACCCAGAAGCGGCAACGCGGAATGGACAGGTGCCGTCAGTACATCGCGCAGGTGGGCGCCACCTGGGTGATCCCCTCCGCGGGGCCGCCATGTTTCCTGGACGCAGAGTTGCGCGACCTCAACGACGACCATGGCGATCCGGCCAACATCTTCCCGGACCAGCTGGTGTTCCTGGACCAGATGCGCCAGCACGGCCACGACAAGGGCCTGCTGATGATCCCCGGCACCGTCGCCGATTTCACGGGTTCCGAATTGAATTCGTTGACACATCCGGTTTCTGACGAGGAAGCCGAACACATCTTCGGCGCCGGCAAGGCCGCCTACATCGAGGAATACGCCCAACGGATGGCCCCCGTGCTGGCCGCCGAAAAGGCCTCTTGGGCGCCCGCCGAGGGCGAACCACTCCTGGGACCACTGCGCGCCAAATTCGAGCCGATCATGGCGCAAACCGATCAGATCTGCGACGGCATCGGCTATCCCGTCGAGCTGCGCATGGGAGACGAGACGGTGGCACTCGATTTTCCGAAACGCATTGTCCGTGAACCGATTCCCAATGAGAAGTTCCGCTACGGATTCGGAATCGCGCCCGAACTGGTGCGGACGGTGCTGCGGGATGACGAGCCGGACTGGGTGAACACCATCTTCTTGTCCACCCGATTCAAGGCCTGGCGTGTCGGTGGTTACAACGAATATCTGTACACCTTCTTCAAATGTCTTACCGACGAGCGCATCGCCTACGCCGACGGCTGGTTCGCCGAGGCTCACGACGACAGTGCCTCGATCACGCTGGCCGGCTGGGAGATCCAGCGCCGGTGCCCGCATCTGAAGGCCGACCTGTCGAAATTCGGTGTGGTGGAAGGGAAAACCCTCACCTGCAACCTGCATGGTTGGGACTGGAACCTGGAGAACGGGCGTTGCCTGACCTCCAAGGGCCACGAGCTGCGGTCCAGGAAGCTGGACTAG
- a CDS encoding septum formation family protein, with protein MSDEAEPTPKVEPDESTPDESTDDAPGTDTPGDSAAESPDSATPPAESQETAPGPEGPTEPAEPAEAPQTEILEYPPIEDEAAAPDEESGDEAPESEKTHWWTGLKEGLKERSTHRALLLVTFGGLFIAGITQALPDGWTSADRLVNKIDSNPVPSTGAPGNSTFNSAKAGECLNWPAPASTNDVNVVDCANDHRFEIAESIDLRTFPGAEYGPDSKPPTVGRIQEISQEQCQVAINRYLGDRYDPNSRFTMGMLWPGEKGWTEAGERRVLCGLQLPGADNQQQLFRGKVAEQDQSKVWPAGTCLGIDSTTNLPTELPVDCDKAHAMEITGTVSLAEQFPGSVPPEPDQDGFIKDNCTRLTNEYMGNPDGFRATTLTLSYNTITLPSWTAGSRQVSCNIGSTLGNGAWSTLVNSAKSGQLLINGQPPVPPPDIPADRLNMPPIPLSTTPAPTQQPTQQPTYTQQPTYTQQPTRTQQPTQQTTQQPTRTSAPPTSSATPNPSNPPGNTIVTTLPPGAGPPPPPAGPPMDGPPMEGPPMEGPPPGQAPAGAPPPGPA; from the coding sequence ATGAGTGACGAAGCCGAACCCACGCCGAAGGTCGAGCCGGACGAGTCCACCCCGGACGAATCCACCGATGACGCGCCGGGCACCGATACACCCGGAGATTCCGCCGCCGAGTCGCCGGACTCTGCGACGCCACCTGCAGAATCGCAGGAGACTGCCCCCGGGCCCGAGGGGCCCACCGAACCTGCCGAGCCCGCCGAAGCGCCGCAGACGGAAATCCTGGAGTACCCCCCGATCGAAGACGAGGCCGCGGCGCCCGACGAAGAGTCCGGAGACGAAGCACCCGAATCCGAGAAAACGCACTGGTGGACAGGATTGAAGGAGGGGCTCAAGGAACGCTCCACCCATCGCGCGTTGCTGCTCGTCACCTTCGGCGGATTGTTCATCGCGGGTATCACCCAGGCCCTCCCGGACGGCTGGACCTCGGCCGACCGTCTGGTCAACAAGATCGACTCCAACCCGGTGCCGAGCACCGGCGCGCCCGGCAACAGCACCTTCAACTCGGCGAAGGCGGGCGAATGCCTCAACTGGCCCGCGCCGGCCTCCACCAACGACGTCAACGTCGTCGATTGCGCGAACGACCATCGCTTCGAGATCGCCGAGTCCATTGACCTTCGCACTTTCCCGGGCGCGGAGTACGGGCCGGATTCGAAGCCACCCACCGTCGGCCGCATCCAGGAGATCAGCCAGGAACAGTGCCAGGTTGCTATCAACCGTTACCTGGGCGACCGCTACGACCCGAACAGCCGATTCACCATGGGCATGTTGTGGCCGGGCGAAAAGGGCTGGACCGAGGCGGGTGAGCGCCGCGTCCTGTGCGGGCTACAGCTTCCCGGCGCAGACAACCAGCAACAGCTTTTCCGTGGCAAGGTCGCCGAGCAGGATCAGTCGAAGGTGTGGCCGGCAGGTACCTGCCTGGGCATCGACTCGACCACCAACCTGCCCACCGAGCTTCCCGTGGACTGCGACAAGGCTCATGCCATGGAAATCACCGGCACGGTGAGCCTGGCCGAGCAGTTCCCGGGTTCGGTTCCTCCCGAGCCAGATCAAGACGGGTTCATCAAGGACAACTGCACCCGGCTGACCAACGAGTACATGGGTAATCCCGATGGATTCCGCGCCACCACGCTGACGCTCTCGTACAACACGATCACCCTGCCCAGCTGGACGGCCGGTAGCCGTCAGGTCAGCTGCAATATCGGTTCCACCCTGGGCAATGGCGCCTGGTCGACCCTGGTCAACAGCGCAAAGAGCGGGCAGCTGCTGATCAACGGCCAACCGCCGGTGCCGCCGCCGGACATTCCCGCGGACCGGTTGAACATGCCGCCGATCCCGCTGTCGACCACTCCGGCACCCACCCAGCAGCCGACGCAGCAACCCACCTACACCCAGCAACCGACGTACACGCAACAGCCGACACGGACGCAGCAACCAACCCAGCAGACAACTCAGCAGCCAACCCGCACCTCGGCGCCACCGACCTCCTCGGCCACACCGAACCCCAGCAATCCTCCGGGCAACACGATCGTGACGACGCTGCCTCCGGGTGCGGGTCCGCCACCGCCACCAGCGGGTCCGCCGATGGACGGTCCGCCCATGGAAGGTCCGCCGATGGAGGGACCGCCACCGGGGCAGGCACCTGCCGGGGCCCCGCCACCCGGGCCTGCCTAG
- a CDS encoding AAA family ATPase gives MILRQIAINREKQPDAWYLKIPAIAHIATAPVRLTTGVTVIVGENGSGKSTFLEALASSWRWKLPAAVRHWGARSSDEDTDLHWTFTLDAEHPRPSGGCFLRAEAMHQLFTTVDGHTPEQIFDGRLNERSHGESFLAFLAERDMERGLFILDEPEAALSFTSSLQLMAMLDSVVATGSQVIMATHSPVLAAFPGATILEFGDDGVQQRDWADLEMVGHWQRFLTDPRAYLRHLFEA, from the coding sequence GTGATCCTGCGTCAGATCGCGATCAATCGTGAAAAGCAGCCAGATGCTTGGTATTTGAAGATTCCCGCGATAGCCCACATCGCGACCGCGCCCGTGCGATTGACCACCGGTGTCACCGTGATCGTCGGGGAGAACGGCTCGGGCAAGTCGACCTTCCTGGAAGCGCTGGCATCCTCTTGGCGCTGGAAACTTCCTGCCGCCGTAAGGCATTGGGGCGCACGATCCAGTGACGAAGACACCGACCTGCACTGGACGTTCACCCTCGACGCCGAGCATCCACGCCCCAGCGGAGGGTGCTTCCTGCGCGCCGAGGCGATGCATCAGCTGTTCACCACAGTCGACGGACACACCCCGGAACAGATCTTCGACGGCAGACTGAACGAGCGCTCGCATGGCGAGTCCTTCCTGGCATTCCTGGCCGAACGCGACATGGAACGCGGGCTGTTCATCCTCGATGAACCCGAGGCCGCACTGTCCTTCACCTCGTCGCTGCAGTTGATGGCCATGCTCGACAGTGTGGTGGCCACCGGTTCGCAGGTCATCATGGCCACCCACTCGCCGGTGCTGGCGGCATTCCCGGGCGCCACCATTCTTGAGTTCGGTGACGACGGTGTGCAGCAACGGGATTGGGCAGACTTGGAGATGGTCGGGCATTGGCAGCGCTTCCTGACCGATCCGCGCGCCTATCTACGGCACCTATTCGAGGCCTAA
- a CDS encoding MarR family winged helix-turn-helix transcriptional regulator gives MSPTDGLTADVLTVIARLNRWVSSHAELPVPTGQARLLALVGEMEDARISDLAQADHCSQPTMTVQLKRLQDVGYVERRVDPADKRAQRIKLTVAGREALAAMRAERQGVLDPWLSTLPAGEQRTLAEAARILEGLTRRMAAQSGRSPMPDEVLEHGEGKRA, from the coding sequence GTGTCCCCCACCGATGGCCTCACCGCCGATGTTCTGACCGTGATCGCGCGGCTCAACCGCTGGGTATCCAGTCACGCCGAACTGCCGGTACCCACCGGGCAGGCGCGACTACTTGCCCTCGTCGGGGAGATGGAGGACGCGCGGATCTCGGATCTGGCGCAGGCTGACCACTGCAGCCAGCCCACCATGACCGTGCAGTTGAAGCGGTTGCAGGATGTCGGGTACGTCGAGCGCCGCGTCGATCCGGCCGACAAGCGGGCGCAACGTATCAAGCTGACCGTCGCCGGCCGTGAGGCGCTGGCGGCCATGCGTGCCGAGCGGCAGGGCGTTCTGGATCCGTGGCTGAGCACGCTGCCCGCCGGCGAGCAGCGCACCCTGGCCGAGGCGGCACGGATTCTGGAGGGCCTTACCCGGCGGATGGCGGCACAGTCCGGCCGATCACCAATGCCCGATGAAGTACTCGAGCACGGCGAGGGAAAGCGCGCCTAG
- a CDS encoding ESX secretion-associated protein EspG produces MTVRLDFDELELTREITGNDLLPVVLAAGPRHDDEAEHRDALESARARLKERNLLKGEDLHPTLRDMLASASKATGQVAVRRWAGSQMLRLCLVEHGEAYVLLVNDGEGVAMRSVTGSLGAELWRYLGDATPLKFGSINAPAEQLALALNSEPADMARQLMALGAAKADAVTVAKAMARRGAMTEITAIRRVDGITDRAPGGVAVYDTAFGRIMATPSTSADGALWATLTPATPQRMTHALKSLGLE; encoded by the coding sequence GTGACCGTCCGCCTGGACTTCGACGAACTGGAGCTGACCCGCGAGATCACCGGCAATGACCTCTTGCCGGTAGTCCTGGCCGCAGGTCCGCGCCACGATGACGAAGCCGAGCATCGCGACGCGTTGGAGAGTGCCCGCGCCCGGCTCAAGGAGCGCAACCTGCTGAAGGGTGAAGACCTTCACCCCACGCTGCGCGACATGCTGGCCTCGGCCAGCAAGGCCACCGGACAGGTGGCGGTCCGCCGCTGGGCGGGTTCGCAGATGCTGCGTCTGTGCCTGGTCGAGCACGGTGAGGCATACGTGCTGCTGGTCAACGATGGCGAGGGCGTGGCCATGCGATCGGTGACCGGCTCACTTGGCGCCGAGCTGTGGCGGTACCTGGGCGATGCCACCCCGCTGAAGTTCGGGTCGATCAACGCACCCGCCGAGCAGCTGGCTCTGGCACTCAACTCCGAGCCCGCCGACATGGCGCGTCAGCTCATGGCTCTCGGCGCCGCCAAGGCCGACGCGGTCACCGTGGCGAAGGCAATGGCTCGCCGCGGAGCGATGACCGAGATCACCGCGATTCGTCGTGTCGATGGCATCACCGATCGCGCACCCGGTGGAGTTGCGGTGTACGACACCGCATTCGGGCGAATCATGGCCACCCCCAGCACATCCGCAGACGGCGCGCTGTGGGCCACCCTCACGCCCGCGACGCCGCAGCGGATGACGCACGCACTCAAGAGCCTCGGGCTGGAGTAG
- a CDS encoding GAF domain-containing protein — protein sequence MAAAETYPELAALAPRLDELARLLKVRSVLVMRSEPSAMAVAATAGAAAEHYPVGAVGKKAGDDQGRVPLYCERVVDTDEEVFVRDSRVDDLFKGNEDEVEFGLTNYLGLPVHDAAGAVVGTVCVLDDAAREYTDAQRAELAGLRAQVEAIVRSDGSALG from the coding sequence GTGGCAGCTGCTGAGACCTATCCAGAGCTCGCGGCTCTGGCACCCCGGCTCGATGAGCTTGCGCGACTGTTGAAGGTTCGATCGGTGCTGGTCATGCGCTCGGAGCCCAGCGCGATGGCTGTCGCGGCCACGGCCGGAGCGGCCGCCGAGCACTACCCGGTTGGGGCAGTGGGCAAGAAAGCCGGAGATGACCAGGGCAGAGTGCCTTTGTACTGCGAGCGCGTGGTGGACACCGATGAGGAGGTCTTCGTGCGGGACTCGCGTGTCGACGACCTGTTCAAAGGCAACGAGGACGAGGTCGAATTCGGTCTCACCAACTATCTGGGGCTTCCTGTGCACGACGCGGCGGGTGCCGTCGTCGGGACGGTATGTGTGCTCGATGATGCGGCACGCGAATACACCGATGCGCAGCGCGCTGAGCTGGCGGGGCTACGTGCCCAGGTCGAGGCGATAGTCCGGTCGGACGGGTCGGCACTGGGCTGA
- a CDS encoding nitroreductase family deazaflavin-dependent oxidoreductase — protein sequence MTEGVTSDTYRELSESDVQKHNNRMIRLLRENGGKLPGVSDDEMPVLIVTITGAKSGIERLTPLGYFEHEGRIFVVGSNGGQERPPSWVFNVRANPAVTVEMVPDVYDAIVRELDSAERDVIFPALVTKYGFFGDYQSRIGRVIPMFELMVR from the coding sequence ATGACCGAAGGCGTGACCTCGGATACCTACCGGGAACTTTCTGAAAGCGATGTGCAAAAGCACAATAACCGGATGATCCGCCTGCTCCGGGAGAACGGTGGCAAGCTGCCTGGGGTGTCCGACGATGAGATGCCGGTGCTCATCGTGACGATCACCGGTGCCAAGTCGGGAATCGAGCGGCTGACGCCTCTAGGGTATTTCGAACACGAGGGCCGCATCTTCGTCGTGGGATCCAACGGCGGGCAGGAACGACCGCCGTCGTGGGTGTTCAACGTGCGCGCCAACCCTGCGGTGACCGTCGAGATGGTGCCGGATGTCTACGATGCCATTGTGCGCGAGCTGGATTCGGCCGAGCGTGATGTGATTTTTCCGGCGCTGGTGACCAAATACGGGTTCTTCGGTGACTACCAGTCCCGCATCGGAAGGGTGATTCCGATGTTCGAGCTGATGGTGCGCTAG
- a CDS encoding ankyrin repeat domain-containing protein, with translation MEPDRDNPNDQAGEAEHQARVAEQVAALAPQLFDMAREGNASTLAAYLDSGAPVDLTNEAGDTLVMLAAYHGNTSTVRSLIARGADVNRANGKGQTPLAGAVFKGSDEIVEILVKAGADPTAGTPSALDAARMFGKGEYLGLFGTD, from the coding sequence ATGGAACCTGACCGTGACAACCCGAACGACCAGGCGGGGGAAGCCGAGCATCAGGCCCGCGTTGCCGAGCAGGTGGCCGCACTGGCCCCGCAGCTGTTCGACATGGCCAGAGAAGGTAACGCGTCCACGCTGGCCGCCTACCTGGACTCGGGGGCACCTGTGGACCTGACGAACGAGGCCGGCGACACTCTGGTCATGCTGGCCGCCTATCACGGGAACACCTCGACGGTGCGGTCGTTGATCGCGCGCGGCGCCGACGTCAACCGCGCCAACGGCAAGGGACAGACTCCGCTGGCGGGAGCGGTGTTCAAGGGCTCGGACGAGATCGTCGAGATCTTGGTGAAGGCGGGGGCTGATCCCACGGCCGGGACGCCGTCGGCACTCGATGCGGCACGGATGTTCGGCAAGGGCGAGTATCTGGGCCTGTTCGGCACCGACTGA
- a CDS encoding metallopeptidase family protein has product MPVQMSEQRFEELVSDALDAVPPQLAAAIDNVVVLVQARHPDDPELLGLYEGIALTERDSFYAGALPDTITIYREPLLEMCSSELEVVDEVTITVIHEIAHHFGIDDERLHQLGWG; this is encoded by the coding sequence ATGCCAGTCCAGATGAGCGAGCAACGGTTCGAAGAGCTCGTATCCGATGCTCTCGACGCCGTGCCGCCTCAACTCGCCGCCGCCATCGACAACGTGGTCGTCCTGGTCCAGGCCCGCCATCCGGATGATCCCGAGCTACTCGGGCTGTACGAGGGGATCGCGCTGACCGAGCGCGACAGCTTCTACGCGGGGGCGCTTCCCGACACCATCACGATCTACCGCGAACCGTTGCTGGAGATGTGTTCCAGCGAACTCGAAGTGGTGGACGAGGTGACGATCACCGTGATTCATGAGATCGCCCATCATTTTGGTATCGACGACGAGCGCTTACACCAGCTGGGCTGGGGCTAA
- the serS gene encoding serine--tRNA ligase gives MIDLKFLRENPDAVRASQRLRGEDPALVDVLLDADTARRAAISTADTLRAEQKGASKKVGQATPEERPALLAAASELAAQVKAAEAEQVVTEAAFTEAHKAISNVVIDGVPAGGEQDFALRELVGEPAAIENPRDHVELGESLGLFDMERGAKVSGARFYFLTGYGALLQLGLLQLAVQTAVANGFTLLIPPVLVKPEIMGGTGFLGAHADEVYHLEEDDLYLVGTSEVPIAGYHSGEILDLSEGPLRYAGWSSCFRREAGSYGKDTRGIIRVHQFDKVEAFVYCKPEDAETEHDKILGWERQMLAHIDVPYRVIDVAAGDLGSSAARKFDCEAWVPTQQAYRELTSTSNCTTFQARRLAVRYRDENGKPQTAATLNGTLATTRWLVAILENHQLPDGSVRVPAALVPFVGTEVLEPK, from the coding sequence GTGATCGACCTGAAATTCCTGCGCGAGAATCCTGACGCGGTGCGTGCCTCGCAGCGCCTGCGTGGCGAGGATCCGGCACTCGTCGACGTGCTGCTGGACGCCGACACAGCACGCCGGGCCGCCATATCCACGGCCGACACGTTGCGTGCCGAACAGAAGGGCGCCAGTAAGAAGGTCGGCCAGGCGACACCGGAGGAGCGCCCGGCGCTACTGGCTGCCGCTTCCGAACTCGCGGCGCAGGTGAAAGCCGCCGAGGCCGAGCAGGTGGTCACCGAGGCCGCGTTCACCGAGGCGCACAAGGCGATCAGCAATGTGGTAATCGACGGAGTCCCCGCCGGTGGCGAGCAGGATTTCGCGCTCCGCGAGCTGGTCGGCGAGCCCGCGGCCATCGAAAACCCCCGAGACCATGTGGAATTGGGTGAGTCGCTAGGCCTGTTCGATATGGAGCGCGGCGCGAAGGTCTCCGGTGCGCGGTTCTACTTCCTCACCGGCTACGGGGCGCTGCTTCAGCTTGGTCTGCTGCAGTTGGCCGTGCAGACCGCGGTGGCCAACGGCTTCACCCTGCTGATCCCGCCGGTCCTGGTAAAGCCTGAAATCATGGGCGGCACAGGGTTTTTGGGCGCGCATGCTGATGAGGTGTACCACCTCGAAGAGGATGACCTGTACCTGGTGGGTACCTCGGAGGTGCCGATCGCCGGGTATCACTCCGGTGAGATTCTCGACTTGAGCGAGGGGCCGCTGCGGTATGCCGGATGGTCCAGCTGCTTCCGCCGCGAGGCGGGCAGTTACGGCAAGGACACCCGCGGCATCATTCGGGTGCACCAGTTCGACAAGGTGGAGGCGTTCGTCTACTGCAAGCCCGAGGATGCCGAGACCGAGCACGACAAGATTCTGGGCTGGGAGAGGCAAATGCTGGCCCACATCGACGTGCCGTACCGCGTGATCGACGTCGCCGCAGGCGATTTGGGTTCATCGGCGGCGCGCAAGTTCGACTGCGAGGCATGGGTGCCCACGCAGCAGGCTTACCGCGAGCTCACCTCCACCTCCAACTGCACCACCTTCCAGGCGCGACGGCTGGCGGTGCGTTACCGGGACGAGAACGGCAAGCCGCAGACCGCCGCGACTCTCAATGGCACCCTCGCCACCACCCGCTGGCTGGTGGCGATTCTGGAGAATCACCAGCTGCCCGATGGCAGCGTCCGAGTGCCCGCGGCGCTGGTGCCCTTCGTCGGAACCGAAGTGTTGGAGCCCAAATGA